A genomic segment from Pseudosulfitobacter sp. DSM 107133 encodes:
- the folK gene encoding 2-amino-4-hydroxy-6-hydroxymethyldihydropteridine diphosphokinase has translation MPQGTQGVKRGIHLMQFRSDILIAVGSNERSSAGTPVETLKTAYACVEKAGAVIRATSQFYNTPCFPAGAGPDYVNAALALEWNATPQEIIAQLHRIEAELGRARVQRWGQRTLDLDLIAVGDRVLPDLPGYRRWRDLPLERQMKEAPDRLILPHPRMQDRAFVLVPLAEVAPDWVHPVSGLSVLQMRDALDPVLRAEVRAL, from the coding sequence ATGCCGCAAGGCACCCAAGGCGTCAAAAGGGGTATTCACCTGATGCAATTCCGGTCAGATATACTGATTGCCGTGGGGTCAAACGAGCGGTCTTCCGCCGGAACTCCCGTCGAAACGCTGAAAACAGCCTATGCGTGTGTTGAAAAAGCAGGGGCAGTGATTCGTGCGACAAGTCAATTTTACAACACGCCTTGCTTTCCCGCAGGGGCTGGTCCGGACTATGTCAATGCGGCTCTCGCGCTTGAATGGAATGCAACGCCACAAGAGATTATTGCGCAGTTGCACCGGATCGAGGCCGAACTGGGGCGCGCCCGTGTGCAGCGCTGGGGGCAGCGTACACTTGATCTGGATCTGATTGCGGTCGGGGATCGGGTACTGCCGGACCTGCCCGGCTATCGGCGCTGGCGTGACCTGCCGCTGGAGCGGCAGATGAAAGAAGCGCCGGACCGGTTGATCCTGCCACACCCGCGCATGCAGGACCGTGCCTTTGTGCTGGTGCCCCTGGCGGAAGTCGCTCCCGATTGGGTGCATCCGGTGTCCGGGTTAAGCGTGCTACAGATGCGCGATGCGCTGGATCCCGTCCTGCGTGCGGAGGTCAGGGCGCTGTAG
- a CDS encoding pyridoxine 5'-phosphate synthase, producing the protein MTAPGPLRLGVNIDHVATVRNARGGDTPDPLRAARIAQEAGCDGITAHLREDRRHISDADIEGLMEVLNVPLNFEMAATEEMQKIALRHRPHAVCIVPEKREERTTEGGLEVAREENKLAHFIAPLREAGCRVSIFIAADQRQIEAAHRIGAQVIELHSGAYCDAHHEGRFDDRDRELEALREMSAFAHGLGLEVHVGHGLTYETVQPVAAFPEVMELNIGHFLIGEAIFRGLQPAIAEMRRLMDEARG; encoded by the coding sequence ATGACAGCCCCTGGCCCCCTTCGTCTTGGTGTGAACATCGATCACGTGGCCACCGTGCGCAACGCCCGTGGCGGCGACACCCCTGATCCGTTGCGCGCGGCGCGGATTGCGCAGGAGGCCGGGTGCGACGGGATCACGGCGCATTTGCGCGAAGACCGCCGCCATATCTCGGATGCGGACATCGAGGGGCTGATGGAGGTGTTGAACGTGCCCCTGAACTTTGAAATGGCCGCGACCGAAGAGATGCAGAAGATCGCCCTGCGCCATCGCCCCCATGCGGTGTGCATCGTGCCGGAAAAGCGCGAGGAACGCACCACCGAGGGCGGGCTGGAAGTGGCGCGCGAAGAGAACAAGCTGGCGCATTTCATCGCACCGCTGCGCGAGGCCGGGTGCCGCGTGTCGATCTTTATCGCGGCGGATCAGCGTCAGATCGAGGCGGCGCACCGCATTGGCGCGCAGGTGATCGAACTGCATTCCGGGGCCTATTGCGACGCCCATCACGAGGGCCGTTTCGACGACCGCGACCGCGAGCTGGAGGCGCTGCGCGAGATGTCCGCATTCGCGCACGGGCTGGGGCTGGAGGTGCATGTGGGCCACGGGCTGACCTATGAAACGGTGCAGCCGGTGGCGGCCTTTCCCGAGGTGATGGAACTGAACATCGGGCATTTCCTGATTGGCGAAGCGATCTTTCGCGGTTTGCAGCCTGCCATTGCCGAGATGCGCCGCCTGATGGACGAAGCCCGTGGATAG
- the acpS gene encoding holo-ACP synthase — MILGIGTDLANIERIQGTLDRFGDRFRNRVFTDVEQAKSERRKDVAGTYAKRWAAKEACSKALGTGLRMGISWRDMAVSNLRTGQPVMHVTGWAAERLAEMTPAGHEAIIHVTLTDDHPWAQAFVVIEARPIAG; from the coding sequence ATGATCCTGGGCATTGGCACTGATCTGGCCAATATCGAGCGCATCCAGGGCACGCTGGACCGTTTTGGCGACCGCTTTCGCAACCGTGTGTTCACCGATGTCGAACAGGCCAAATCCGAGCGGCGTAAAGATGTCGCCGGCACCTATGCCAAACGCTGGGCCGCCAAAGAGGCGTGTTCCAAGGCCTTGGGCACCGGCCTGCGCATGGGCATTTCATGGCGCGACATGGCGGTCAGCAACCTGCGCACGGGCCAGCCGGTGATGCATGTCACCGGATGGGCGGCCGAGCGGCTGGCCGAGATGACCCCTGCGGGACATGAGGCCATCATTCACGTCACGTTGACCGACGATCACCCCTGGGCGCAGGCCTTTGTGGTGATCGAGGCGCGGCCCATAGCGGGGTGA
- a CDS encoding DUF2062 domain-containing protein: MIFKRRDPKPFLRALAEALWPRGGWTRAFHYVKHRVRRLPDTPERIARGIWAGVFTTFTPFYGLHFVVAAMIGKAMRGNLLAALMATFFGNPLTYVPIGIASLKTGHWLLGTRMDPDEHRSFGGKFYDAAADLWDNLIAVAQGHATDWTGLDRFFHDVFFPYLVGGIIPGVICGTIAYYVSVPLLRAYQKRRKGAIKAKFEALKAKAAEKAAAKAASKSEARTDKE; the protein is encoded by the coding sequence GTGATCTTTAAACGTCGAGATCCCAAACCGTTCCTGCGCGCGTTGGCCGAGGCGCTGTGGCCGCGCGGTGGTTGGACGCGGGCGTTTCATTACGTCAAACACCGGGTGCGGCGGCTGCCTGATACGCCTGAACGCATTGCGCGCGGCATCTGGGCGGGCGTGTTCACGACGTTTACGCCGTTCTACGGGCTGCACTTTGTGGTGGCAGCGATGATTGGCAAGGCAATGCGCGGCAATCTGCTGGCGGCGCTGATGGCCACGTTCTTTGGCAATCCGCTGACCTATGTGCCGATTGGTATAGCGTCGCTGAAGACCGGCCACTGGCTGCTGGGCACCCGTATGGACCCGGACGAGCACCGCTCATTCGGGGGCAAGTTCTATGACGCGGCGGCTGACCTGTGGGACAACCTGATTGCCGTGGCACAGGGCCATGCGACCGACTGGACCGGGCTGGACCGGTTTTTTCATGACGTGTTCTTTCCCTATCTTGTGGGCGGCATTATTCCCGGCGTTATCTGTGGCACCATTGCCTATTACGTCTCTGTGCCGCTGTTGCGGGCCTATCAGAAGCGGCGCAAGGGCGCGATCAAAGCCAAATTCGAGGCGCTGAAGGCCAAGGCTGCGGAGAAAGCGGCGGCCAAGGCGGCCAGCAAATCCGAAGCGCGCACCGACAAAGAATAA
- the rnhA gene encoding ribonuclease HI, giving the protein MADLFAYTDGACSGNPGPGGWGALMRAMDNGAVVKERELKGGEAATTNNRMELLAAINALEALERPSKITVVTDSNYVKNGITAWIFGWKKNGWKNAAKKPVANAELWQRLDQAQARHDVTWKWVKGHAGHPENERADALARAGMAPFKTKSK; this is encoded by the coding sequence ATGGCTGATTTATTTGCATATACCGATGGCGCGTGCAGCGGCAATCCCGGCCCGGGAGGCTGGGGGGCCTTGATGCGCGCAATGGACAACGGCGCGGTCGTCAAGGAACGCGAGTTGAAAGGCGGCGAGGCCGCGACCACCAACAACCGCATGGAACTGCTGGCTGCGATCAACGCGCTCGAGGCGCTGGAGCGCCCCAGCAAAATCACCGTGGTGACTGACAGCAACTATGTCAAAAACGGCATCACCGCGTGGATCTTCGGCTGGAAGAAAAACGGCTGGAAGAACGCCGCGAAAAAGCCGGTGGCCAATGCCGAACTGTGGCAGCGTCTGGATCAGGCGCAGGCCCGCCACGACGTGACCTGGAAATGGGTCAAGGGCCACGCAGGCCACCCCGAGAACGAACGCGCCGATGCGCTGGCGCGCGCGGGTATGGCCCCCTTCAAGACCAAGTCGAAATGA
- the ispH gene encoding 4-hydroxy-3-methylbut-2-enyl diphosphate reductase, with the protein MPTKPPLTLFLAAPRGFCAGVDRAIKIVEMALEKWGAPVYVRHEIVHNRFVVDGLRDKGAIFVEELDECPDDRPVIFSAHGVPKAIPAAAEHRQMVYVDATCPLVSKVHIEAERHSEAGLQMIMIGHAGHPETVGTMGQLPEGEVLLVETPDDVARVTVRDPARLAYVTQTTLSVDDTADIVAALKARFPTIVGPHKEDICYATTNRQEAVKAIAPKCDAMLVVGAPNSSNSRRLVEVGARAGCDYAQLVQRAADIDWRSLEGIASIGVTAGASAPEVLINEVIDALKARFDVTTELVETAVENVEFKVPRVLRTPA; encoded by the coding sequence ATGCCGACCAAACCGCCCCTGACCCTGTTCCTTGCCGCCCCGCGCGGGTTTTGTGCAGGTGTCGACCGTGCCATCAAGATCGTGGAAATGGCGCTCGAAAAATGGGGCGCGCCCGTCTATGTGCGCCACGAAATCGTGCACAACCGCTTTGTCGTCGACGGGCTGCGCGACAAGGGGGCCATCTTTGTCGAAGAGCTGGACGAATGCCCCGACGACCGGCCCGTTATCTTCTCGGCCCACGGCGTCCCCAAGGCCATCCCCGCCGCGGCCGAGCACCGGCAGATGGTCTATGTCGATGCCACCTGCCCGCTGGTCAGCAAGGTCCACATCGAAGCAGAACGCCATTCCGAGGCGGGCTTGCAAATGATCATGATCGGCCACGCCGGACACCCCGAAACCGTAGGCACCATGGGGCAATTGCCCGAAGGTGAGGTGCTGCTGGTGGAAACCCCCGATGACGTTGCCCGCGTCACGGTGCGCGACCCTGCGCGACTGGCCTATGTCACGCAAACCACCCTAAGCGTGGATGACACCGCTGACATCGTCGCAGCGCTCAAGGCGCGCTTTCCCACCATCGTCGGCCCCCACAAGGAAGACATCTGCTATGCCACCACCAACCGGCAGGAAGCAGTCAAGGCCATCGCGCCGAAATGCGATGCCATGCTGGTTGTCGGCGCACCCAATTCGTCAAACTCGCGTCGTCTGGTCGAGGTCGGCGCACGCGCAGGCTGCGATTACGCGCAACTGGTGCAACGGGCCGCCGACATCGACTGGCGCAGCCTTGAAGGAATCGCCTCAATCGGCGTCACCGCCGGTGCATCCGCCCCCGAAGTGTTGATAAACGAGGTGATCGACGCGCTGAAAGCCCGCTTTGACGTGACCACCGAACTGGTGGAAACCGCCGTGGAAAACGTCGAATTCAAAGTCCCCCGCGTGCTGCGCACCCCCGCCTGA
- a CDS encoding ABZJ_00895 family protein — protein sequence MDSYRFNIPRFATFYLGLSIGLPVLIFLIRQYLGFDLSSGGISLIPIMLTTLNEGARFVRATGRRPENREAWKMAGLFALFGVMLSMLLAAVVLVVAPDMLGDLSSLGFGFVAVMVAAMAVVYVLVARVFFALGARSEVRRLP from the coding sequence GTGGATAGCTATCGTTTCAACATCCCGCGGTTTGCCACCTTTTATCTGGGGCTGAGCATCGGCCTGCCGGTGCTGATCTTTCTGATCCGCCAGTATCTGGGATTTGACCTGAGTTCGGGCGGGATTTCGTTGATCCCGATCATGCTGACCACGCTGAACGAAGGCGCGCGTTTCGTGCGTGCGACAGGGCGGCGGCCCGAAAATCGGGAGGCGTGGAAGATGGCGGGCCTGTTTGCCCTGTTCGGGGTCATGTTGTCGATGCTGCTGGCGGCTGTGGTGCTGGTGGTCGCACCTGACATGTTGGGCGATCTGTCAAGTCTGGGCTTTGGCTTCGTGGCGGTGATGGTGGCTGCGATGGCCGTTGTTTATGTGCTGGTGGCGCGGGTGTTCTTTGCCCTTGGCGCGCGCAGTGAAGTGCGGCGGTTGCCGTGA
- a CDS encoding NYN domain-containing protein yields the protein MFYKDERLALFIDGSNLYAAAKALGFDIDYKLLRQEFMRRGKLLRAFYYTALLENDEYSPIRPLVDWLNYNGFTMVTKPAKEYTDSMGRRKVKGNMDIELAVDAMELAPRVDHIVLFSGDGDFRPLIESLQRQGVRVSVVSTIRSQPPMISDDLRRQADNFIELDELKDVIGRPPRDEDFAPRQNAVANER from the coding sequence ATGTTTTATAAGGACGAACGGCTTGCGCTGTTCATCGATGGGTCCAATTTGTATGCGGCTGCGAAGGCATTGGGCTTCGACATCGATTACAAACTGTTGCGTCAAGAGTTCATGCGTCGTGGGAAACTGCTGCGCGCATTTTACTACACCGCCTTGCTCGAGAATGACGAGTATTCGCCCATTCGCCCTCTGGTTGACTGGCTGAACTACAACGGTTTCACCATGGTGACCAAACCCGCCAAAGAATACACGGATTCGATGGGGCGGCGTAAGGTCAAGGGCAACATGGATATCGAGCTGGCGGTCGACGCAATGGAGCTTGCTCCGCGTGTGGATCACATTGTGCTGTTTTCCGGCGATGGTGATTTTCGCCCGCTGATCGAAAGCCTGCAACGTCAGGGCGTTCGCGTGTCGGTTGTATCGACCATCCGCAGCCAACCGCCGATGATTTCGGACGATCTGCGCCGTCAGGCCGACAACTTCATCGAACTGGACGAGCTGAAAGACGTTATCGGCCGCCCACCCCGCGATGAAGACTTTGCACCACGCCAGAACGCGGTAGCAAACGAACGCTAA
- a CDS encoding LuxR C-terminal-related transcriptional regulator: MQSKIAAIDKAKDIQTLWALTLEGLAESGIDHVIYLTVNSDFGAPFALTNRPDIYATLQPQEDPFLAHCCRSYAISFTGYEFLSEHAYLPDTARDFIKDAAAHGFLSGLGIPMRLEGSQRFGGFNLGTGLSSAQFNDRIAPKAEALRFFCLIAHRRIEELAREQDIQPDPAFRDLKVAPGFAVTADLSARESELIYLVASGLSRKECARMCEISPHTVSDYLKSAYRKLGVKNRAEAAQLIWRKGD; the protein is encoded by the coding sequence ATGCAGAGTAAAATAGCGGCCATTGATAAGGCCAAAGATATCCAGACACTTTGGGCACTGACGCTTGAAGGACTCGCCGAAAGCGGCATTGATCACGTCATTTACTTGACGGTGAACAGCGACTTCGGTGCGCCGTTCGCGTTGACCAACCGGCCCGACATCTACGCGACGTTGCAACCGCAGGAGGATCCGTTTCTGGCGCATTGCTGTCGCAGCTACGCCATCAGCTTTACGGGCTACGAATTCCTGTCTGAACACGCCTACCTGCCCGACACAGCCAGGGATTTCATCAAAGACGCCGCCGCACATGGTTTTTTGTCGGGGCTTGGCATTCCCATGCGCCTGGAAGGATCGCAGCGCTTTGGCGGCTTCAACCTTGGCACCGGCCTGTCGAGCGCCCAGTTCAATGACCGCATCGCCCCCAAGGCCGAAGCCTTGCGATTTTTCTGCCTGATCGCCCACCGCAGGATCGAAGAGCTGGCCCGCGAACAGGACATCCAACCGGATCCAGCCTTTCGCGACCTCAAGGTCGCGCCAGGGTTCGCGGTGACCGCAGACCTCAGCGCGCGCGAAAGTGAGCTGATCTATCTGGTCGCCAGCGGGCTGAGCCGCAAGGAATGTGCCCGGATGTGCGAAATCTCGCCGCATACGGTTTCGGACTACCTCAAGTCCGCTTATCGCAAACTGGGCGTGAAAAACCGCGCCGAAGCCGCGCAACTGATCTGGCGCAAAGGCGACTGA
- a CDS encoding VOC family protein, which produces MPKTSGLDHLGLAVRDLDTTTGFFVKCLGWLQTAQDLTYPRNTVTDGSLRLTLWQADKSARAFDRHTQIGLHHLALSVPDHASLIATAELVAGWPGVTVEFMPEPMGDGPRQHMMFAEPGGLRLELVWNGD; this is translated from the coding sequence ATGCCCAAGACCAGCGGCCTCGATCACCTTGGTCTTGCCGTGCGTGATCTGGACACGACCACGGGGTTTTTCGTCAAATGTCTGGGCTGGCTGCAAACTGCCCAGGATCTGACCTATCCGCGCAACACCGTCACCGACGGCAGCCTGCGTCTGACCCTGTGGCAAGCGGACAAATCCGCCCGCGCCTTTGACCGGCACACCCAGATCGGCCTGCATCATCTGGCGCTGTCCGTCCCCGACCATGCCAGCCTGATCGCCACCGCCGAACTGGTCGCGGGCTGGCCCGGCGTGACGGTCGAATTCATGCCCGAACCCATGGGCGACGGCCCCCGACAGCACATGATGTTCGCAGAACCCGGCGGGCTGCGTCTTGAGCTGGTCTGGAACGGCGACTGA
- a CDS encoding DUF3429 domain-containing protein, translating to MMQIPRAPFILGLLGLIPFVWGAATGLNADLADWCLRTLGARFVGPYIQLFYGAVILSFMSGVLWGFATKAQGAQAATGYALSTIPALWAFLMTGNGPQAAGLNLMIGFAGLLLLDFAFWRWGLAPAWWMSLRLLLTGIVLICLAIGVFA from the coding sequence ATGATGCAAATCCCCCGCGCACCTTTCATACTGGGCCTGTTGGGCCTGATCCCCTTTGTCTGGGGCGCTGCCACCGGATTGAACGCCGATCTGGCCGACTGGTGCCTGCGCACGCTGGGCGCACGTTTTGTCGGCCCCTACATCCAGCTGTTTTACGGCGCGGTGATCCTGTCGTTCATGTCCGGCGTGCTGTGGGGGTTCGCCACCAAGGCACAAGGCGCACAAGCCGCAACAGGCTATGCCCTGTCGACCATTCCCGCACTCTGGGCCTTTTTGATGACAGGCAACGGACCCCAAGCGGCGGGGCTGAACCTGATGATCGGCTTTGCGGGTCTGCTGCTGCTGGATTTCGCATTCTGGCGCTGGGGGCTGGCGCCCGCGTGGTGGATGTCGCTGCGGCTGCTGCTGACCGGCATCGTTCTGATCTGTCTGGCCATCGGGGTCTTCGCATGA
- a CDS encoding trimeric intracellular cation channel family protein, producing MSWLALLDFGSVMIFALTGALVASRAQMDPVGFLFIACLTAMGGGTLRDVLLDRNPVFWIAQPTYIAVACGAAIVVFFTAHLLESRLRTLVWLDSFALAIAVPAGAGVALDLGAPAPIVILMGMITGCMGGLMRDVVVGDVPVVLKLGELYVSAAFGGALALWFTSAYIAPGLPALAAGAAVTWALRAGSLAFGWHLPTYRSTPPKS from the coding sequence ATGAGCTGGCTGGCGCTTCTCGATTTCGGCTCGGTCATGATCTTTGCCCTGACCGGCGCGCTGGTCGCCAGCCGCGCCCAGATGGACCCCGTGGGGTTTCTGTTCATCGCCTGCCTGACCGCCATGGGTGGCGGCACCCTGCGCGACGTGCTGCTGGATCGCAATCCGGTGTTCTGGATCGCCCAACCCACCTATATCGCCGTCGCATGTGGGGCGGCCATCGTGGTGTTCTTCACCGCGCACCTGCTGGAAAGCCGCCTGCGCACGCTTGTCTGGCTCGACAGCTTCGCCCTTGCCATCGCCGTACCCGCAGGGGCGGGTGTGGCGCTTGACCTTGGCGCGCCTGCGCCCATCGTGATCCTGATGGGCATGATCACCGGCTGCATGGGCGGGTTGATGCGCGACGTGGTGGTGGGCGACGTGCCCGTGGTGTTGAAACTGGGCGAACTTTACGTCTCGGCGGCCTTTGGCGGTGCGCTGGCGCTGTGGTTCACTTCGGCTTACATCGCACCGGGCCTGCCTGCACTGGCCGCAGGGGCGGCTGTTACATGGGCCTTGCGCGCAGGCTCGCTGGCCTTTGGCTGGCACTTGCCCACCTACCGCTCGACCCCGCCAAAATCCTGA
- a CDS encoding bifunctional (p)ppGpp synthetase/guanosine-3',5'-bis(diphosphate) 3'-pyrophosphohydrolase has protein sequence MISADDLIALVRNYNPKTNEKLIRAAYDYGGKMHEGQFRHSGEPYFTHPVAVAAILTEQQLDDATIITALLHDTIEDTKASYKTVSELFGDDVATLVDGVTKLTNLQLSSLETKQAENFRKLFMAMSKDMRVILVKLADRLHNMRTIKSMRVDKQVQKARETMDIFAPLAGRMGMQWMREELEDLAFRVLNPEARASIIRRFVTLQRETGDVIQRITNDMRKELEKTGIEADVFGRAKKPFSIWRKMQEKDLTFSRLSDIYGFRLITESEEDCYRALGTIHQRWRAVPGRFKDYISQPKTNGYRSIHTTVSGRDGKRVEVQIRTRQMHDVAESGVAAHWSYRDGVRSQNPFAVDPVKWIAGLTEQFNDEDDHDDFLEAVKLEMYSDQVFCFTPKGDVVKLPRGATPIDFAYAIHTRIGNACVGAKVDGMRVPLWTRVKNGQSVEIITAEGQTPQVTWLEIATTGKAKSAVRRSLREADRERFIKLGQELARSAFSNVGRKATDKALDTVAKHLRLASGDEVLARLGSAELTGREVVQAIYPDLAPKAGKKVDKRRAVIGLSPGQSFERATCCQPLPGERIVGITYRGKGVVVHSIDCQRLVDFDDQPDRWLDLHWHDGSHPAVYGATLDLTIGNNAGILGRICTLIGDSSANISDLEFLDRKPDFYRLLINVELRDVEHLHSLMLTLEAESEVASIERFRDVTKGAADPARLH, from the coding sequence ATGATATCTGCCGATGACCTGATCGCACTGGTCCGCAACTATAATCCGAAGACAAACGAAAAACTCATTCGTGCCGCCTATGACTATGGCGGCAAGATGCACGAGGGGCAGTTTCGCCACTCGGGCGAGCCGTATTTCACGCATCCCGTGGCGGTCGCCGCGATCCTGACCGAACAGCAGCTGGATGATGCCACGATCATCACCGCGCTGTTGCATGACACGATCGAAGACACCAAAGCCTCGTACAAGACCGTATCAGAGCTGTTTGGCGACGATGTTGCCACGCTGGTCGATGGCGTCACCAAGCTGACAAACCTGCAACTCAGCTCGCTGGAAACCAAGCAGGCCGAGAATTTCCGCAAGCTGTTCATGGCCATGTCCAAGGACATGCGGGTGATTCTGGTCAAACTGGCCGACCGTCTGCACAATATGCGCACGATCAAATCCATGCGCGTTGACAAACAGGTGCAAAAGGCACGCGAGACGATGGATATTTTCGCGCCGCTTGCAGGCCGGATGGGGATGCAGTGGATGCGCGAAGAGCTGGAGGATCTGGCCTTTCGGGTGCTCAACCCCGAGGCGCGTGCGTCGATCATCCGCCGCTTTGTCACCCTGCAACGCGAAACCGGCGACGTGATCCAGCGGATCACCAACGACATGCGCAAAGAGCTGGAAAAGACCGGGATCGAGGCCGACGTTTTTGGCCGTGCGAAAAAGCCGTTTTCGATCTGGCGCAAGATGCAGGAAAAGGATCTGACCTTTTCGCGGCTGTCGGATATCTATGGTTTTCGTCTGATTACCGAAAGCGAAGAGGATTGTTATCGCGCGCTTGGCACGATCCACCAGCGCTGGCGGGCGGTGCCGGGGCGGTTCAAGGATTACATCAGCCAGCCCAAGACCAACGGCTATCGGTCGATCCACACCACGGTTTCGGGGCGCGACGGCAAACGGGTCGAGGTGCAGATCCGCACCCGCCAGATGCACGACGTGGCAGAAAGCGGCGTGGCGGCGCATTGGTCCTATCGGGATGGGGTGCGGTCGCAGAACCCCTTTGCGGTTGATCCGGTCAAGTGGATCGCGGGGCTGACCGAGCAGTTCAACGACGAGGACGATCACGACGATTTTCTCGAAGCGGTCAAGCTTGAGATGTATTCGGATCAGGTGTTCTGCTTTACGCCCAAGGGCGATGTGGTGAAGCTGCCGCGCGGGGCGACGCCGATTGATTTCGCCTATGCGATCCACACCCGTATCGGCAACGCCTGCGTCGGGGCCAAGGTGGACGGAATGCGGGTGCCCTTGTGGACACGGGTCAAGAACGGCCAGTCGGTGGAGATCATCACCGCCGAAGGGCAGACGCCGCAAGTCACATGGCTGGAAATCGCGACAACGGGCAAGGCCAAGTCGGCGGTGCGCCGGTCCCTGCGCGAGGCCGACCGCGAGCGTTTCATCAAGCTGGGGCAGGAGCTGGCGCGTTCGGCATTCTCGAACGTGGGGCGCAAGGCGACGGACAAGGCGCTGGACACCGTGGCCAAACACCTGCGGCTGGCATCGGGCGACGAGGTTCTGGCGCGGCTGGGCAGTGCCGAGCTGACGGGCCGCGAGGTGGTGCAGGCGATTTACCCTGATCTGGCGCCCAAGGCGGGCAAAAAAGTGGACAAGCGCCGCGCGGTGATCGGTCTGTCGCCGGGCCAGAGTTTCGAGCGGGCGACATGTTGCCAGCCTTTGCCGGGCGAAAGGATCGTGGGCATCACCTATCGCGGCAAGGGCGTTGTGGTGCATTCCATCGACTGCCAGCGACTGGTGGATTTCGACGACCAGCCCGACCGCTGGCTGGACCTGCACTGGCACGATGGCAGCCACCCGGCCGTCTATGGTGCGACGCTGGACCTGACGATTGGCAACAATGCGGGCATTTTGGGCCGGATCTGCACCTTGATCGGCGACAGCAGCGCAAATATTTCCGATTTGGAGTTTTTGGACCGGAAACCGGACTTTTACCGGCTGCTGATAAATGTTGAACTGCGAGACGTGGAGCATTTGCATTCGCTGATGCTGACACTTGAGGCCGAAAGCGAGGTTGCGTCTATTGAACGCTTCCGCGATGTCACAAAAGGTGCTGCCGATCCGGCGCGTTTACACTGA
- a CDS encoding class I SAM-dependent methyltransferase, giving the protein MSDKTTLDVYAAKAADYATMTDHEDPQLTDFIATLGTGRVLDLGCGPGRAAGRMAQAGFDVVAMDAVPEMVAMAAQHPGVTAQLGTFDDISSQFDGIWANFSLLHAPRADMPRHLAALKAALRVGGLFHIGMKLGTGSARDSIGRLYTYYSEDELAGLLTSAGFTIDARVFGRDKGLDGTYANWLCLRAHG; this is encoded by the coding sequence ATGAGTGACAAGACCACATTGGATGTCTACGCGGCCAAAGCCGCAGATTACGCCACCATGACCGACCACGAAGACCCGCAACTGACCGACTTCATCGCCACCCTTGGCACGGGTCGCGTGCTGGATCTGGGCTGCGGCCCGGGGCGCGCTGCCGGACGGATGGCGCAGGCAGGCTTTGACGTGGTCGCCATGGACGCTGTTCCCGAAATGGTGGCCATGGCCGCGCAACACCCCGGCGTGACAGCGCAGCTTGGCACCTTCGACGACATCAGCAGCCAGTTTGACGGCATCTGGGCCAACTTCAGCCTGCTGCACGCCCCGCGCGCCGACATGCCACGCCATCTGGCGGCGCTCAAGGCGGCCCTGCGGGTGGGCGGGCTTTTCCACATCGGCATGAAGCTGGGCACCGGATCGGCCCGCGACAGCATCGGCAGGCTGTACACCTATTATTCCGAAGACGAACTGGCCGGCCTGCTGACCAGCGCGGGGTTTACCATCGACGCCCGCGTATTCGGGCGCGACAAGGGGCTGGACGGCACCTATGCCAACTGGCTATGTCTGCGCGCTCATGGCTGA
- the rpoZ gene encoding DNA-directed RNA polymerase subunit omega, translating into MARVTVEDCVDKVPNRFELVMLAAHRAREISAGSAVTVDRDNDKNPVVSLREIAEETQAADDLRERMIESNQNQIEVDEPEEDAMALLMGQETADKPDEDSMTEEMLLRQLMAAQGQG; encoded by the coding sequence ATGGCCCGCGTAACCGTCGAAGACTGTGTAGATAAGGTTCCCAACCGCTTTGAGCTGGTGATGCTTGCCGCACATCGGGCACGCGAAATTTCGGCGGGCTCGGCTGTGACTGTGGATCGTGACAACGACAAGAACCCCGTCGTTTCCCTGCGTGAAATAGCAGAAGAAACCCAGGCTGCCGACGACCTGCGCGAGCGGATGATCGAAAGCAACCAGAACCAGATCGAAGTTGATGAGCCCGAAGAAGACGCAATGGCGCTTTTGATGGGTCAGGAAACAGCTGACAAACCCGACGAAGACAGCATGACCGAAGAGATGCTGCTGCGTCAGTTGATGGCGGCTCAGGGGCAGGGCTAA